In Nematostella vectensis chromosome 12, jaNemVect1.1, whole genome shotgun sequence, the genomic window CTACTGCAAGATGTAATGAGATTTACAGAGCTACCGGGGTATAAAAAATTTTGTTTTGGAACCTAAACCGAATTGTTCGAAAATAAATGGCTACTTTTCAAAGtcataaaaaaagttatttgtaATAATCATTCAACACAAAATTGGACATTGGTAGCTCATTGACCGGCAGCTCGTTACATACTTGAGGGAAATCCAACCTCAAACTGCGTTTTCTTTCTGTTGCGAAAGcaagaaataaatatttgtaaAGCATCTAAATTGTTGCTGAAATCTGACAGCGTCGCAGAGTGGTCGGTtttttcatgaaaaaaaaaaaaatgaaaccttATAGTAACTAGCCTCCCCAAAGCTATCATTGagggaaatataaaaaatctaaaatcCTCACTTTGACGCCAAATTATACATTTTGCTGGTCCGGTCAGACATTGACAATTAAATGCAAAGCAAAAGGGGTACCCTCCTGCACAGAGTTTTAGAAAGTTTGTTTTCTACATACCGTGGAGTTTTCGAACTAAACAGTCCATTCATGCCGTGAAGACTGACATCTGAGctttctttgttgttgttcaaaAGCAATGATCGCAGAAAGTTATTCACATTTCCTACATTCGTTGGAAATTTGACTTATCCCATGGTATTTTTTGATAAAGGTATATATTTGTGTCTTCAGCTGTGTTTAGCTGATCTCTTGGAACTATCATATTTGGTTAaagagtagttgctatcaccttggttggatttTTGTTGGATTTTTGTTGGATTTTGCGGCAGCTTGTCACTCGCCACCTATGAATGCTAATGAGGTTACACAACCACGAGGAGACCAGCgatttttcttcctttttcattATCAAGTTTGAATCTTACTTGATCTCCTTCTTCGAGTACAGGTAGTGATCTAACGCCGTGACGATCATCGAATGACTTCTTGTATTTCTGCTTGGTTCTCTCGTCGGCTTTTCTCACCTCTTTGTGATTTGGCGTCTTTGGATGTAAATTATCAGTTAGTGTAGGCAATCTTGTGCGTATTTCGCGACCCATTATAAGCTTACAAGGACTTTCCTTTGTGGCTTGTGTCGGTGTTGCTCTATAAGTCATCAATGCTAAGAAAGGGTCGTCTTGTTTTAGAATCCTCTTCGCAATTCGTACTCCACTTTCCGCTTCACCATTTCCTTGAGGGAAATGTGGGGTCGATGGATCGTGCGTAAAACCATACTCCTTACTGAACTCCTCGAACTCCTTAGATGTGAACTGAGGTCCCCCATCACTCTTTACTAGTTCGGGTATTCCCCATCTCGCAAACATGTTCTTAAGTTTACCAATCACTCGTTTGGAGGTAGTATGAGGTGACTTTGTAGTGTGTGCGATTTCAATATACCTTGAATAGTAGTCTGTGACGATAAGATAATCTTGACCATCTGACATTGCAAGATCTGCTGCAATCATCTGCCATGGTCTATCTGGTAGGGGTGTGGTTCTTAGTGGT contains:
- the LOC116616959 gene encoding uncharacterized protein K02A2.6-like, translating into MHPKQVPEEIREYFGIRNEISEVNGKLKFKSRIVIPESMRGYVLDRIHDGHQGVTKCRERARLSVWWPGLSRSIAQKVASCEFCLVNQPTQRKEPLRTTPLPDRPWQMIAADLAMSDGQDYLIVTDYYSRYIEIAHTTKSPHTTSKRVIGKLKNMFARWGIPELVKSDGGPQFTSKEFEEFSKEYGFTHDPSTPHFPQGNGEAESGVRIAKRILKQDDPFLALMTYRATPTQATKESPCKLIMGREIRTRLPTLTDNLHPKTPNHKEVRKADERTKQKYKKSFDDRHGVRSLPVLEEGDQVRFKLDNEKGRKIAGLLVVV